TGGTGCCGGGCCATGTCCACGAAGACGCTTTCCAGGACGTCCTTGGGGAAGCTTTTCGTGTCGGGCATCCCGCTGGCCAGACTGATCACTTCCGGGCGATCGGTGATCGACATCATGTCGCGCATCGCGCTCGTCTTGACCCTCTCCGAGCGCGCAGCAAACAGGCGCGCGTAACGCTCGATGTCGTGCCTACTGCTGCGCTGCCTGCTCATGGTTGGTTATTCGCTGCTGACCATCTAGATTCCCACTTACCGTATCGAGATGGACACGATTTGGAACATCTGCCAGGCGATCGGCGTGGGGGCCGCAGCCGGTCTCTCGCCGCTCGTCGCCCTCGCAGCCGTAGTGGTGAGCGTCGCCGCCAGCCTGGGGGTTGACACCTCGAACAAGGATTACGACTTTCTCACCGGTGCGGCGGCGGTGATCGTCGCGGTGGTGGTGTTGCTGCAGTCGCTCGCTCTGATCGTGCTGCCCGGCGGGATGGTCACGCGCGTCTCGGCTGATCGTCCGCGCATCATGCCGTTCCACGTTGGATTGGCTGTGGTGCTCGGCGCGCTCGGCGGCGCGATCGTCTTCGGCACGCAGAACGACACTGTCTGGATCGGCGCGGTCTTTGGCGCTCTGCCGGCGGCGCTGGTTGCCTTCGCCTCGGGTCGCCTGCTCAGCGGCGTCGCCGAACGGCTCAAGCGCGGCGAGGAGCGCCAGCTCAAGGGCGCCAGTCGAGACGAGGCCCATGCCGCCAAGGCCGACTCTGATGCCTCGCGCCGAGTACTTGCCTTCGGCGTTGACATCGTCACCGTGATTGCCGTCGTGATCCCGCTGCTCCTGCCCCCGGCCGGACTGGTGCTCCCGATCGTCGCCCTCGCCCTGATCATCGGCGGGCGACGCCGTGAGGCCAAGAAGCACGAGGGCCTCCGTGTCCTCAGCTAGAGGCGATCGCAAGAAGCTCTGCCTCGTCGTCGTTGACGGCATGCGCCCGGCTTCGCTGCAGAAGGCGATCGCTGATGGCTCGGCGCCCAACTTCGGGCGGCTGATCCGCGAGGGCTACGAGAGCTCTGAGTGCATCTCGTCCTTTCCGTCGCTGACGCCGGTCGCCACTTCGACGATCGTCACCGGCCGTGGCCCTGGCGAGCACGGCGTCCCGTCGATGAACTGGTACAACCGCGATGAGCGGCGCTACATCGATTACGGAATCAGCTTCCCGGCCGCGCGCAAGAGTGGCGTGATCACGGTGCTGAAAGACCTCGTCTACCGGATCAACCAGGACCACCTCTCTGCCGACACGCCGACCTTCTTCGAGTCGCTCGAAAATGCAGGCATCCGCTGCGCCTGCACGACTTACATGATCTACCGCGGCCCGCACGAACACAACTTCGTCGGCAGCGGCGTCGCCGGTGCGCTGGCTGGCGTCACAGGAATGTCGCGCCCGGGCTACGGCCCGACCGACCTCCTCTACGGCGACATCTTCGACTCTCTGGGCACCGAGTGTCGTTCAAGCTATGGAGTTCCCGGCAAGCGCGACCAACACACCGCATGCGCGGGGATCGAGCTCGTGCTCGACAACAAGTACGACTTCATGCTGCTCTCGTTTCCCGACAACGACAACTGGTCGCATCGCTTCGGACCAGACGAGCAGCCGGCCGCTATCGCCAACGCAGACGCTCAGTTCCAGCGCGTGATCGACGCGGCAGGTGGTTACCGCCGCTTCATGGAGGACCACGCTGTGATCGTCGTCTCCGATCACTCCCACAGCGTCGTGCACGAGGCGGTCGATCTGTTCGAAATCCTCGAGGCCCACGAGTGGGAAGTGCTCCAGCCGCGCAAGGGCAAGAAGCCCGGCGACGCCGACATCGCCGTCAGCCCCGCCGCGCGCGCGGCACACATCTATGTGCTCGATCCCGCGCACCTGGGCGGAAAGCTGCCGCTGCTCGTTGAGGACCTGCGGCGCGAGGCCAAGATCGAGCAAGTCTTCTGGCTAGACGAGGACGAGGCCTACTGCGCGCTCGGCGAAGCCGAACTGCACTTCAAGCCGGGCACCAGGTACACCGACCGCCGGGGCCTGAGTTGGGACGTCGAGGGCGATCTCGTAGCGCTCGATCTGTTCGTCGAAGGTGACGAGATCCACAGCGAGGAATACCCCGACGCGTTGGCGCGAGTGTGGTCGGCGCTGCACTGCCCGGGAGCTGGTGACCTGATCATCACCCCCGAGCTCGGATACGAGTTCCTCGACTGGGGCGGGGTGGCGCACGTCGGAGGCGGCACGCACGGATCGCTGCACAAGGCCGATTCGGCGGCCCAGCTGATTGTCACTGGCACTGGCGAGTCACGCCGCGATCAGCGCGCCTGGTCGATTGCAGATGTGAACGCGCTTGTGCTCGAACACTTCGGCGTGGACCACAGCGGGGCCTCAATCGGCGATTAACGCCCGGCGAACTAGGCTCGCCACATGAGCTTGGCCCCCAATGAAGTCGATCGCGAGCGCCTGCACCAACGCGTCGGCGTCGGCATGCGTAAACCGGGCAACTGGATCCAGCTGATCAAGTTCGGCGCGGTCGGCGCCAGCGGCTACGTGGTCAACCTGATCGTCTACGAGCTCGCGCGCCAGCAGTTCGAGATCCACTATCTCCTCGCAGCGGTGATCGCGTTCGTCTTCGCCGTCACAAACAACTTCCTCTGGAACCGCCACTGGACCTTCAAGGCAACCGACGGTCACGCTGGATTCCAGGCGATGCGCTTCTTCGTCGTCAGCCTCTTCGCGCTGGCATTCAATCTCGCCATGCTTCAGATCCTTGTGGCCGCCGGCCTCGGCGAGTTCCCTGCTCAGGCAATCGCCGTGATCTGCGCGACGCCGCTGAACTTCATCGGCAACAAGCTCTGGTCATTCGACAGTCGGCGCTAGCGGCACGATCAGCTGAGTGATCTTCGTGGCGGTGCCGTCACGGCCCGACTCCACGAGCACGCCCATCAGGTGCTCATCGCCGCTTGCGCTGTCAAAGCGCTGAGGCATTCCCGTGCGCAGCTTGGTGATGATCGCTTCCTTGACCACGCCGATCACTCCCGCGCGCGAGCCCGTCATTCCCACGTCGGTGCAGTAAGCAGTTCCTTCGGGCAGCACGCGAGCATCGGCCGTCGGCACGTGCGTGTGCGTTCCGACAACGGCCGTCACGCGGCCGTCGAGAAACCAGCCCATCGTCACCTTCTCGCTGGTCAACTCGGCGTGGAAGTCCACGAGGATCAGGTCGGCATCGCCGCGCATCTCTCGCACGAGGCGGTCCGCGACGTCGAAGGGATTGCCATCGTTGTCAAGGCCGAACTGCCCAATCAGGTTGATCACACCAAGCCGCAGGCTGCCCTGTTTCTGTTCGACTACAACCGAGCCCTTGCCGGGGTTGCTCGAGTGCTGATTGGCGCAACGGATGATCGGCTTGCCCGAGTCGAGATAGCTGTAGACCTCGCGGTGGCGATACGTGTGATTGCCGAGCGTGATCACGTCAACGCCGAGCTCGAAGATCTCGTCGGCGGTCTTCGGCGTGATGCCCATTCCGCCCGCCGCGTTCTCGCCGTTGACGACGACAAAGTCGGGTTCGTGCTCCTCGCGCAGCTTGGGTAGAAGCGTGCTGAGCGTCCGGCGACCGGGCTCGGCGACCACGTCACCGATGAAGAGGATCTTGGGCATTCGGCGAGTCTACGGGCCGAGCGCGGCCCAGCACGTTTATGCTCCCGCCCATGCCGGTCCTTGAAGGCCGCGACCTCGTCAAGCGTTACGACGAGCGCGCGGCACTCGATCACGTCTCATTTGTCGTCGAAGCTGGGGAAAGCGTCGCGATTGCTGGTCCCAACGGGGCCGGCAAGACCACTCTTCTCTCAATGCTCGCTGGCGTCACCACGCCCGACTCGGGCGCCGTCGAGCTTCCCGGCGGCAAGCTTGGCTGGGTTCCGCAGAAGGCGGCGGTCTACCAGAAGCTGACCGTGCGCGAGAACCTCGAACTCTTCGCGCGGCTCGAAAAGGTCGACGACGTGTTCGGTTCGGCCACTCGGATGATGGACCGCATCGAGCTCGGCCACCGCGCCTCCGACCGCGCCGAGGATCTCTCGGGCGGAATGCGCCAGCGGCTCTCGATCGGCATGGGCCTGATCGCAGACCCCGCAGTGCTCCTGCTCGACGAACCATCGGCAGCGCTCGACCCGCTCCAGCGCGAGCGCCTCTGGGAACTGCTCGGCTCACTCGCAGATTCAGGAATCGGCATCGTCTTCTCGACGCACTCCGCCGGCGAGGTCGAGGGCCACGCCGACCGCGTGATCATCCTCGACGGCGGCAAGTTGCTCTACGACGGCGCGCCCAACGACATTGGCCCCGGCGCCCACTTCGAGCTGGCCTTCATCAATTTCTTGCGCG
This sequence is a window from Solirubrobacterales bacterium. Protein-coding genes within it:
- a CDS encoding alkaline phosphatase family protein, giving the protein MSSARGDRKKLCLVVVDGMRPASLQKAIADGSAPNFGRLIREGYESSECISSFPSLTPVATSTIVTGRGPGEHGVPSMNWYNRDERRYIDYGISFPAARKSGVITVLKDLVYRINQDHLSADTPTFFESLENAGIRCACTTYMIYRGPHEHNFVGSGVAGALAGVTGMSRPGYGPTDLLYGDIFDSLGTECRSSYGVPGKRDQHTACAGIELVLDNKYDFMLLSFPDNDNWSHRFGPDEQPAAIANADAQFQRVIDAAGGYRRFMEDHAVIVVSDHSHSVVHEAVDLFEILEAHEWEVLQPRKGKKPGDADIAVSPAARAAHIYVLDPAHLGGKLPLLVEDLRREAKIEQVFWLDEDEAYCALGEAELHFKPGTRYTDRRGLSWDVEGDLVALDLFVEGDEIHSEEYPDALARVWSALHCPGAGDLIITPELGYEFLDWGGVAHVGGGTHGSLHKADSAAQLIVTGTGESRRDQRAWSIADVNALVLEHFGVDHSGASIGD
- a CDS encoding GtrA family protein; protein product: MSLAPNEVDRERLHQRVGVGMRKPGNWIQLIKFGAVGASGYVVNLIVYELARQQFEIHYLLAAVIAFVFAVTNNFLWNRHWTFKATDGHAGFQAMRFFVVSLFALAFNLAMLQILVAAGLGEFPAQAIAVICATPLNFIGNKLWSFDSRR
- a CDS encoding TIGR00282 family metallophosphoesterase; this translates as MPKILFIGDVVAEPGRRTLSTLLPKLREEHEPDFVVVNGENAAGGMGITPKTADEIFELGVDVITLGNHTYRHREVYSYLDSGKPIIRCANQHSSNPGKGSVVVEQKQGSLRLGVINLIGQFGLDNDGNPFDVADRLVREMRGDADLILVDFHAELTSEKVTMGWFLDGRVTAVVGTHTHVPTADARVLPEGTAYCTDVGMTGSRAGVIGVVKEAIITKLRTGMPQRFDSASGDEHLMGVLVESGRDGTATKITQLIVPLAPTVE
- a CDS encoding ABC transporter ATP-binding protein, whose translation is MPVLEGRDLVKRYDERAALDHVSFVVEAGESVAIAGPNGAGKTTLLSMLAGVTTPDSGAVELPGGKLGWVPQKAAVYQKLTVRENLELFARLEKVDDVFGSATRMMDRIELGHRASDRAEDLSGGMRQRLSIGMGLIADPAVLLLDEPSAALDPLQRERLWELLGSLADSGIGIVFSTHSAGEVEGHADRVIILDGGKLLYDGAPNDIGPGAHFELAFINFLRARRAHVNVGGDAE